A window of the Gossypium hirsutum isolate 1008001.06 chromosome A03, Gossypium_hirsutum_v2.1, whole genome shotgun sequence genome harbors these coding sequences:
- the LOC107952293 gene encoding putative glycine-rich cell wall structural protein 1, which produces MLKTMELTLFLLFLLGAVSMGGAHGGRKQLTSSESEDSNGASGAAHGPNWDYSWGWGSSPGSGWGYGSGSARSPAGFGRGFGFGFGSGSGSGSGSGSGSGYGYGTGDDGAHGGGYGAGSGEGNSGGSGSSGGSSTSWFSNKKDRHG; this is translated from the coding sequence ATGCTGAAAACAATGGAACTCACTTTATTCCTTCTTTTCTTATTGGGTGCAGTTAGTATGGGTGGTGCCCATGGTGGTAGGAAACAGCTGACCTCTTCCGAGAGCGAGGACTCTAACGGTGCTAGTGGCGCAGCCCATGGACCTAACTGGGACTATAGTTGGGGATGGGGATCAAGCCCTGGAAGTGGATGGGGTTATGGTTCAGGCTCGGCTAGGTCACCTGCAGGGTTTGGAAGGGGTTTTGGATTTGGGTTCGGGTCTGGGTCTGGGTCAGGGTCAGGGTCGGGGTCGGGTTCCGGGTATGGTTATGGGACAGGAGATGACGGTGCTCATGGTGGTGGCTATGGAGCTGGAAGCGGAGAAGGCAACTCTGGCGGCAGCGGCTCCAGTGGTGGTTCAAGCACAAGCTGGTTCTCAAATAAAAAAGACCGGCATGGTTAA
- the LOC107952300 gene encoding uncharacterized protein isoform X6, with the protein MQRSYLISIPFPQHRLLIQCLRKRSLSKTLPTLPSPLLPLSHLKKADGQSFIAGSACKQGKNRERTSKTGSADELNRGYFDDMSELKQHGARKFHAVDVIYSDGRKSKLLIVFDASKLAVPEASLVCLSFRANSQLWSILGASLFMTPLVSPRACNYMRHC; encoded by the exons ATGCAAAGAAGTTATCTTATTTCTATTCCGTTTCCTCAGCACCGATTACTGATTCAGTGTTTAAGGAAACGCTCCCTTTCAAAGACGCTCCCCACTTTGCCCTCTCCCCTTCTCCCACTTTCTCACCTGAAAAAAGCAGACGGACAATCCTTCATCGCAGGGTCAG CTTGCAAGCAAGGAAAAAATCGAGAAAGAACGAGCAAGACT gGCAGTGCTGATGAATTGAATAGAGgatattttgatgatatgtctGAGCTAAAACAACATGGTG CCAGGAAGTTTCATGCCGTGGATGTTATATATTCTGATGGTAGAAAATCAAAGCTGCTGATTGTTTTTGATGCTAGCAAGTTGGCTGTCCCTGAAGCATCTTTAGTCTGTCTATCATTTAGAGCAAACTCTCAG CTATGGTCGATTCTTGGGGCAAGCCTTTTTATGACACCTTTAGTGAGTCCAAGAGCGTGCAACTATATGAG GCATTGTTGA
- the LOC107952300 gene encoding uncharacterized protein isoform X2 has translation MQRSYLISIPFPQHRLLIQCLRKRSLSKTLPTLPSPLLPLSHLKKADGQSFIAGSACKQGKNRERTSKTGSADELNRGYFDDMSELKQHGARKFHAVDVIYSDGRKSKLLIVFDASKLAVPEASLVCLSFRANSQLWSILGASLFMTPLVSPRACNYMRFTRDLLFYCQLQPLRAREISEKALLRFSREGIVEIRKLNKF, from the exons ATGCAAAGAAGTTATCTTATTTCTATTCCGTTTCCTCAGCACCGATTACTGATTCAGTGTTTAAGGAAACGCTCCCTTTCAAAGACGCTCCCCACTTTGCCCTCTCCCCTTCTCCCACTTTCTCACCTGAAAAAAGCAGACGGACAATCCTTCATCGCAGGGTCAG CTTGCAAGCAAGGAAAAAATCGAGAAAGAACGAGCAAGACT gGCAGTGCTGATGAATTGAATAGAGgatattttgatgatatgtctGAGCTAAAACAACATGGTG CCAGGAAGTTTCATGCCGTGGATGTTATATATTCTGATGGTAGAAAATCAAAGCTGCTGATTGTTTTTGATGCTAGCAAGTTGGCTGTCCCTGAAGCATCTTTAGTCTGTCTATCATTTAGAGCAAACTCTCAG CTATGGTCGATTCTTGGGGCAAGCCTTTTTATGACACCTTTAGTGAGTCCAAGAGCGTGCAACTATATGAG ATTTACACGCGACCTTTTATTTTACTGCCAACTTCAGCCGTTGAGGGCCCGGGAAATAT CAGAGAAGGCATTGTTGAGATTCAGCAGAGAAGGCATTGTTGAGATTCGCAAACTCAATAAATTTTGA
- the LOC107952300 gene encoding uncharacterized protein isoform X4 has protein sequence MQRSYLISIPFPQHRLLIQCLRKRSLSKTLPTLPSPLLPLSHLKKADGQSFIAGSACKQGKNRERTSKTGSADELNRGYFDDMSELKQHGARKFHAVDVIYSDGRKSKLLIVFDASKLAVPEASLVCLSFRANSQLWSILGASLFMTPLVSPRACNYMRFTRDLLFYCQLQPLRAREI, from the exons ATGCAAAGAAGTTATCTTATTTCTATTCCGTTTCCTCAGCACCGATTACTGATTCAGTGTTTAAGGAAACGCTCCCTTTCAAAGACGCTCCCCACTTTGCCCTCTCCCCTTCTCCCACTTTCTCACCTGAAAAAAGCAGACGGACAATCCTTCATCGCAGGGTCAG CTTGCAAGCAAGGAAAAAATCGAGAAAGAACGAGCAAGACT gGCAGTGCTGATGAATTGAATAGAGgatattttgatgatatgtctGAGCTAAAACAACATGGTG CCAGGAAGTTTCATGCCGTGGATGTTATATATTCTGATGGTAGAAAATCAAAGCTGCTGATTGTTTTTGATGCTAGCAAGTTGGCTGTCCCTGAAGCATCTTTAGTCTGTCTATCATTTAGAGCAAACTCTCAG CTATGGTCGATTCTTGGGGCAAGCCTTTTTATGACACCTTTAGTGAGTCCAAGAGCGTGCAACTATATGAG ATTTACACGCGACCTTTTATTTTACTGCCAACTTCAGCCGTTGAGGGCCCGGGAAATAT AG
- the LOC107952300 gene encoding uncharacterized protein isoform X3 yields MQRSYLISIPFPQHRLLIQCLRKRSLSKTLPTLPSPLLPLSHLKKADGQSFIAGSACKQGKNRERTSKTGSADELNRGYFDDMSELKQHGARKFHAVDVIYSDGRKSKLLIVFDASKLAVPEASLVCLSFRANSQLWSILGASLFMTPLVSPRACNYMRFTRDLLFYCQLQPLRAREICIVEIQQRRHC; encoded by the exons ATGCAAAGAAGTTATCTTATTTCTATTCCGTTTCCTCAGCACCGATTACTGATTCAGTGTTTAAGGAAACGCTCCCTTTCAAAGACGCTCCCCACTTTGCCCTCTCCCCTTCTCCCACTTTCTCACCTGAAAAAAGCAGACGGACAATCCTTCATCGCAGGGTCAG CTTGCAAGCAAGGAAAAAATCGAGAAAGAACGAGCAAGACT gGCAGTGCTGATGAATTGAATAGAGgatattttgatgatatgtctGAGCTAAAACAACATGGTG CCAGGAAGTTTCATGCCGTGGATGTTATATATTCTGATGGTAGAAAATCAAAGCTGCTGATTGTTTTTGATGCTAGCAAGTTGGCTGTCCCTGAAGCATCTTTAGTCTGTCTATCATTTAGAGCAAACTCTCAG CTATGGTCGATTCTTGGGGCAAGCCTTTTTATGACACCTTTAGTGAGTCCAAGAGCGTGCAACTATATGAG ATTTACACGCGACCTTTTATTTTACTGCCAACTTCAGCCGTTGAGGGCCCGGGAAATAT GCATTGTTGAGATTCAGCAGAGAAGGCATTGTTGA
- the LOC107952300 gene encoding uncharacterized protein isoform X5: MQRSYLISIPFPQHRLLIQCLRKRSLSKTLPTLPSPLLPLSHLKKADGQSFIAGSACKQGKNRERTSKTGSADELNRGYFDDMSELKQHGARKFHAVDVIYSDGRKSKLLIVFDASKLAVPEASLVCLSFRANSQLWSILGASLFMTPLVSPRACNYMREGIVEIQQRRHC, encoded by the exons ATGCAAAGAAGTTATCTTATTTCTATTCCGTTTCCTCAGCACCGATTACTGATTCAGTGTTTAAGGAAACGCTCCCTTTCAAAGACGCTCCCCACTTTGCCCTCTCCCCTTCTCCCACTTTCTCACCTGAAAAAAGCAGACGGACAATCCTTCATCGCAGGGTCAG CTTGCAAGCAAGGAAAAAATCGAGAAAGAACGAGCAAGACT gGCAGTGCTGATGAATTGAATAGAGgatattttgatgatatgtctGAGCTAAAACAACATGGTG CCAGGAAGTTTCATGCCGTGGATGTTATATATTCTGATGGTAGAAAATCAAAGCTGCTGATTGTTTTTGATGCTAGCAAGTTGGCTGTCCCTGAAGCATCTTTAGTCTGTCTATCATTTAGAGCAAACTCTCAG CTATGGTCGATTCTTGGGGCAAGCCTTTTTATGACACCTTTAGTGAGTCCAAGAGCGTGCAACTATATGAG AGAAGGCATTGTTGAGATTCAGCAGAGAAGGCATTGTTGA
- the LOC107952300 gene encoding uncharacterized protein isoform X7 produces MQRSYLISIPFPQHRLLIQCLRKRSLSKTLPTLPSPLLPLSHLKKADGQSFIAGSACKQGKNRERTSKTGSADELNRGYFDDMSELKQHGARKFHAVDVIYSDGRKSKLLIVFDASKLAVPEASLVCLSFRANSQRRHC; encoded by the exons ATGCAAAGAAGTTATCTTATTTCTATTCCGTTTCCTCAGCACCGATTACTGATTCAGTGTTTAAGGAAACGCTCCCTTTCAAAGACGCTCCCCACTTTGCCCTCTCCCCTTCTCCCACTTTCTCACCTGAAAAAAGCAGACGGACAATCCTTCATCGCAGGGTCAG CTTGCAAGCAAGGAAAAAATCGAGAAAGAACGAGCAAGACT gGCAGTGCTGATGAATTGAATAGAGgatattttgatgatatgtctGAGCTAAAACAACATGGTG CCAGGAAGTTTCATGCCGTGGATGTTATATATTCTGATGGTAGAAAATCAAAGCTGCTGATTGTTTTTGATGCTAGCAAGTTGGCTGTCCCTGAAGCATCTTTAGTCTGTCTATCATTTAGAGCAAACTCTCAG AGAAGGCATTGTTGA
- the LOC107952300 gene encoding uncharacterized protein isoform X1: MQRSYLISIPFPQHRLLIQCLRKRSLSKTLPTLPSPLLPLSHLKKADGQSFIAGSACKQGKNRERTSKTGSADELNRGYFDDMSELKQHGARKFHAVDVIYSDGRKSKLLIVFDASKLAVPEASLVCLSFRANSQLWSILGASLFMTPLVSPRACNYMRFTRDLLFYCQLQPLRAREICKYILFNCSIQMLGLCLCILSYPVSHLSWGLQDLRSLSNYTIISLL; this comes from the exons ATGCAAAGAAGTTATCTTATTTCTATTCCGTTTCCTCAGCACCGATTACTGATTCAGTGTTTAAGGAAACGCTCCCTTTCAAAGACGCTCCCCACTTTGCCCTCTCCCCTTCTCCCACTTTCTCACCTGAAAAAAGCAGACGGACAATCCTTCATCGCAGGGTCAG CTTGCAAGCAAGGAAAAAATCGAGAAAGAACGAGCAAGACT gGCAGTGCTGATGAATTGAATAGAGgatattttgatgatatgtctGAGCTAAAACAACATGGTG CCAGGAAGTTTCATGCCGTGGATGTTATATATTCTGATGGTAGAAAATCAAAGCTGCTGATTGTTTTTGATGCTAGCAAGTTGGCTGTCCCTGAAGCATCTTTAGTCTGTCTATCATTTAGAGCAAACTCTCAG CTATGGTCGATTCTTGGGGCAAGCCTTTTTATGACACCTTTAGTGAGTCCAAGAGCGTGCAACTATATGAG ATTTACACGCGACCTTTTATTTTACTGCCAACTTCAGCCGTTGAGGGCCCGGGAAATATGTAAGTATATCTTGTTTAATTGCAGCATACAAATGCTAGGGTTATGTTTATGTATCCTATCTTATCCAGTTTCACATTTATCTTGGGGCTTGCAAGATTTAAGGAGCCTCTCTAACTATACTATTATTTCATTACTTTAG